The Kineothrix sp. MB12-C1 genome includes a window with the following:
- the rpsK gene encoding 30S ribosomal protein S11 → MAKKVAKKVTKKRVKKNVEHGQAHIQSSFNNTIVTLTDNEGNALSWASAGGLGFRGSRKSTPYAAQMAAETATKAALVHGLKTVDVMVKGPGSGREAAIRALQACGVEVTSIRDVTPVPHNGCRPPKRRRV, encoded by the coding sequence ATGGCAAAGAAAGTTGCAAAAAAAGTAACAAAGAAACGTGTCAAGAAAAACGTTGAACACGGACAGGCACATATCCAGTCTTCTTTTAACAATACAATTGTTACATTGACAGACAACGAAGGAAATGCTCTCAGCTGGGCAAGTGCTGGTGGTCTTGGTTTTAGAGGTTCAAGGAAATCTACTCCGTACGCAGCACAGATGGCGGCAGAAACTGCTACAAAAGCTGCACTTGTACATGGTTTGAAAACAGTTGATGTTATGGTTAAAGGACCAGGTTCAGGACGTGAGGCAGCAATCCGTGCACTTCAGGCTTGTGGAGTTGAAGTAACGAGTATCAGAGACGTAACACCCGTTCCTCACAATGGATGCCGTCCTCCCAAACGCCGCCGCGTATAA
- the rpsM gene encoding 30S ribosomal protein S13, which produces MARIAGVDLPREKRVEIGLTYIYGIGRVSSNKILEAAQVNPDTRVRELTDEEVKRLSEVIDTDFTVEGDLRREIAMNIKRLQEIGCYRGIRHRKGLPVRGQKTKTNARTRKGPKRTVANKKK; this is translated from the coding sequence ATGGCTCGTATTGCAGGTGTTGACTTACCTAGAGAAAAACGTGTAGAGATAGGACTCACATATATCTATGGTATAGGAAGAGTAAGTTCAAACAAGATTCTTGAGGCGGCACAGGTTAATCCTGATACACGCGTAAGAGAATTAACAGATGAAGAAGTAAAGAGACTCAGCGAAGTAATCGATACCGATTTCACGGTAGAGGGTGATCTTCGTAGAGAAATCGCTATGAACATCAAGAGACTTCAGGAAATCGGATGCTACAGAGGTATTCGTCACAGAAAAGGTCTTCCTGTTCGTGGTCAGAAGACTAAGACGAATGCAAGAACAAGAAAAGGCCCGAAACGTACAGTGGCTAATAAGAAGAAATAA
- the rpsD gene encoding 30S ribosomal protein S4 produces MAVNRVPVLKRCRALGLEPSFLGYDKKSNRAVRSGKKISEYGLQLREKQKAKFIYGVLEKPFRNYYERADRMMAGLTGENLMTMLESRLDNVVFRMGLARTRREARQVVGHKHFLVNGKAVNIPSYLVKAGDVVEVREKSKSLQRYKEILEVTGGRLTPEWMDVDQEAMKGTIKQLPTREMIDVPVNEMLIVELYSK; encoded by the coding sequence ATGGCAGTAAACAGAGTACCAGTTTTAAAAAGATGCAGAGCTTTAGGACTTGAGCCTTCTTTTTTAGGATATGATAAGAAATCAAACAGAGCGGTAAGATCAGGCAAGAAAATAAGCGAGTATGGTCTTCAATTAAGAGAAAAACAGAAAGCAAAATTTATCTACGGTGTTCTTGAGAAACCCTTTAGAAACTACTATGAAAGAGCTGATAGAATGATGGCAGGTCTTACAGGTGAAAACCTTATGACTATGCTCGAGAGCAGACTTGATAATGTAGTGTTTAGAATGGGACTTGCGAGAACAAGAAGAGAAGCAAGACAGGTAGTTGGACATAAGCACTTCCTTGTAAATGGCAAGGCTGTAAATATTCCTTCTTACTTGGTAAAAGCTGGAGATGTAGTTGAAGTAAGAGAAAAATCCAAATCCTTACAGAGATATAAAGAAATCCTCGAGGTTACCGGTGGAAGACTTACTCCTGAATGGATGGATGTTGACCAGGAAGCTATGAAAGGAACAATTAAGCAGCTCCCTACAAGAGAGATGATCGATGTTCCCGTTAATGAAATGCTTATAGTCGAGTTATATTCTAAGTAA
- a CDS encoding DNA-directed RNA polymerase subunit alpha, translating to MFDFERPNIEVAEISEDKKYGKFVVEPLERGYGITLGNSLRRIMLSSLPGAAVSQVKIEGVLHEFSSIPGVKEDVTEIIMNIKGLAIRNNSDTNEPKTAYVEFDGEGVVKASDIQVDQDIEILNPDLVIATLSGKDTKLYMELTISKGRGYVGADKNKLEDLPIGVIAIDSIYTPVERVNVTIENTRVGQITDYDKLTLDVYTNGTLVPDEAVSLAAKVLSEHLSLFIDLSENAKTAEVMVEKEDDEKEKVLEMSIDELELSVRSYNCLKRAGINTVEELTNKTPEDMMKVRNLGRKSLEEVLAKLKELGLQLNPSEE from the coding sequence GTGTTTGATTTTGAAAGACCCAATATTGAGGTTGCAGAAATCTCTGAAGATAAAAAGTATGGCAAATTTGTAGTAGAACCTTTAGAAAGAGGCTATGGCATTACGCTGGGCAACTCATTAAGAAGAATTATGCTTTCTTCTTTACCTGGTGCTGCGGTAAGTCAGGTGAAGATTGAAGGAGTTTTACACGAATTCAGTTCCATTCCGGGCGTAAAGGAAGATGTTACCGAAATCATTATGAATATTAAAGGTCTCGCTATTAGAAATAACAGCGATACAAATGAACCTAAGACGGCATATGTTGAATTTGACGGCGAAGGTGTTGTAAAGGCATCCGATATTCAGGTGGATCAGGATATTGAAATCTTAAATCCCGATTTAGTAATCGCTACCTTAAGCGGAAAAGATACAAAATTGTATATGGAGCTTACCATTTCAAAAGGCAGAGGTTATGTAGGCGCCGATAAGAACAAATTGGAAGATTTGCCAATCGGTGTGATTGCAATCGATTCCATTTATACACCTGTTGAAAGAGTAAATGTGACGATTGAGAACACTCGTGTAGGTCAGATTACGGACTATGACAAACTGACACTCGATGTGTATACGAACGGAACTTTAGTTCCCGACGAAGCGGTTAGTTTGGCTGCAAAAGTACTCAGCGAACATTTAAGTCTTTTCATCGATCTATCTGAAAATGCCAAAACGGCAGAAGTTATGGTAGAAAAAGAGGATGATGAAAAAGAAAAGGTATTAGAAATGAGCATTGATGAGCTTGAACTCTCTGTTCGTTCCTATAACTGTTTGAAGAGAGCCGGAATCAATACGGTGGAAGAATTAACAAACAAAACGCCTGAAGATATGATGAAGGTTCGTAACTTAGGACGCAAGTCCTTGGAGGAAGTTTTGGCTAAATTAAAGGAACTCGGTTTACAGCTTAATCCCAGCGAGGAATAA